A genomic region of Streptomyces rimosus contains the following coding sequences:
- the murA gene encoding UDP-N-acetylglucosamine 1-carboxyvinyltransferase: MTVSTDDVLLVHGGTPLEGEIRVRGAKNLVPKAMVAALLGSSPSRLRNVPDIRDVRVVRGLLQLHGVTVRPGDEAGELILDPSHVESANVADIDAHAGSSRIPILFCGPLLHRLGHAFIPGLGGCDIGGRPVDFHFDVLRQFGATIEKRADGQYLEAPQRLRGCKIRLPYPSVGSTEQVLLTAVLAEGVTELSNAAVEPEIEDLICVLQKMGAIISMDTDRTIRITGVDKLGGYNHRAIPDRLEAASWASAALATEGNIYVRGAQQRSMMTFLNTYRKVGGAFEIDDEGIRFWHPGGSLDAIALETDVHPGFQTDWQQPLVVALTQASGLSIVHETVYESRLGFTSALNQMGAHIQLYRECLGGSACRFGQRNFLHSAVVSGPTKLQGADLVIPDLRGGFSYLIAALAAQGTSRVHGIDLINRGYENFMEKLVSLGAHVELPNGALEA; encoded by the coding sequence ATGACCGTCTCTACCGACGACGTACTGCTTGTCCACGGCGGCACCCCGCTGGAGGGCGAGATCCGGGTTCGCGGCGCGAAGAACCTCGTGCCCAAGGCCATGGTCGCCGCCCTGCTCGGCAGCAGCCCGAGCAGACTGCGCAATGTGCCCGACATCCGCGACGTACGCGTCGTACGCGGCCTGCTGCAGCTGCACGGCGTCACGGTCCGCCCCGGCGACGAGGCGGGCGAGCTCATCCTCGACCCGTCGCACGTGGAGAGCGCCAACGTCGCGGACATCGACGCCCACGCCGGGTCCTCGCGCATCCCGATCCTCTTCTGCGGCCCGCTGCTGCACCGCCTCGGCCACGCCTTCATCCCGGGCCTGGGCGGCTGCGACATCGGCGGCCGGCCGGTCGACTTCCACTTCGACGTGCTGCGCCAGTTCGGCGCGACCATCGAGAAGCGGGCGGACGGCCAGTATCTGGAGGCCCCGCAGCGGCTGCGCGGCTGCAAGATCCGCCTGCCGTACCCGTCCGTCGGCTCGACCGAGCAGGTGCTGCTGACCGCCGTCCTGGCGGAGGGCGTCACCGAGCTGTCGAACGCGGCCGTGGAGCCGGAGATCGAGGACCTGATCTGCGTACTGCAGAAGATGGGCGCGATCATCTCCATGGACACCGACCGGACCATCCGGATCACCGGTGTCGACAAGCTGGGCGGCTACAACCACCGCGCCATCCCGGACCGCCTGGAGGCCGCCTCCTGGGCGTCCGCCGCGCTGGCCACCGAGGGCAACATCTACGTGCGCGGCGCGCAGCAGCGCTCGATGATGACCTTCCTGAACACCTACCGCAAGGTCGGCGGCGCCTTCGAGATCGACGACGAGGGCATCCGCTTCTGGCACCCGGGCGGCTCGCTGGACGCGATCGCCCTGGAGACCGACGTGCACCCCGGTTTCCAGACCGACTGGCAGCAGCCGCTGGTGGTCGCCCTGACGCAGGCGTCGGGCCTGTCCATCGTCCACGAGACGGTGTACGAGTCCCGGCTCGGCTTCACCTCGGCGCTCAACCAGATGGGCGCGCACATCCAGCTGTACCGCGAGTGCCTGGGCGGCAGCGCCTGCCGCTTCGGGCAGCGCAACTTCCTCCACTCGGCCGTGGTCTCCGGGCCGACCAAGCTGCAGGGCGCCGACCTGGTCATCCCTGACCTGCGCGGCGGCTTCTCGTACCTGATCGCCGCCCTCGCGGCGCAGGGCACGTCCCGTGTGCACGGCATCGACCTGATCAACCGGGGCTACGAGAACTTCATGGAGAAGCTCGTGAGCCTGGGGGCGCACGTGGAGCTGCCGAACGGGGCGCTCGAAGCCTGA
- a CDS encoding extracellular solute-binding protein: MQLSARTAARAAALVLAVATAAGCAPPTSGGGAKEDTKTGTLRVWLFQEVNNKPKEAAVGKAVADFKAAHRGTDVRVDYIPVDTRAQRIKAAFNDPKSAPDVIEYGNTDTAGYVKDGGLADVSQEFGAWQEAKDTDPTAKQSVTVDGKVYGAPLFVGVRALYYRTDVFKELGIAVPTTQDEVAAAARKIRAERPELYGIAVGGAYTYGALPFLWAHGGELATGRGKDFTAAVNSEKSQAGIKAYADLFGDANCPAAKCAEMGGNDTVAAFAAGKAGMAIGGDFSHQAVEAGKVKGKYAVVPLPGTTKGSIAPAFAGGNNIGVLKSSSHRTLAVDLMKQLAGKDTQRRLFDAMGFLPTYTDVRAEAAKKQPFVKPFVRTLDAGAKFVPVSPAWATIDASLVLPTMYQEIVSGRKDVATASGDAAKKMDEAFKK, from the coding sequence ATGCAGCTCTCCGCCCGAACAGCCGCCCGCGCGGCCGCACTTGTCCTGGCCGTCGCCACCGCCGCCGGCTGCGCCCCGCCCACCTCCGGCGGCGGTGCCAAGGAGGACACCAAGACCGGCACGCTGCGGGTCTGGCTCTTCCAGGAGGTCAACAACAAGCCCAAGGAGGCGGCCGTCGGCAAGGCGGTGGCCGACTTCAAGGCCGCGCACCGGGGCACCGACGTCCGGGTCGACTACATCCCGGTCGACACCCGCGCCCAGCGCATCAAGGCCGCCTTCAACGACCCCAAGAGCGCCCCCGACGTGATCGAGTACGGCAACACCGACACCGCCGGGTACGTGAAGGACGGCGGACTGGCCGACGTCAGCCAGGAGTTCGGCGCCTGGCAGGAGGCCAAGGACACCGATCCCACCGCCAAGCAGTCGGTGACCGTGGACGGCAAGGTCTACGGCGCGCCGCTGTTCGTCGGCGTACGGGCGCTGTACTACCGCACCGATGTGTTCAAGGAACTGGGCATCGCCGTGCCCACCACGCAGGACGAGGTCGCCGCGGCCGCCCGCAAGATCCGCGCCGAGCGGCCCGAGCTGTACGGGATCGCCGTCGGCGGCGCGTACACGTACGGCGCGCTGCCCTTCCTGTGGGCGCACGGCGGCGAGCTGGCCACCGGCCGGGGCAAGGACTTCACCGCCGCCGTGAACAGCGAGAAGTCGCAGGCGGGGATCAAGGCGTACGCGGACCTCTTCGGCGACGCCAACTGCCCCGCCGCCAAGTGCGCGGAGATGGGCGGCAACGACACCGTCGCCGCCTTCGCCGCCGGCAAGGCGGGCATGGCGATCGGCGGCGACTTCAGCCACCAGGCCGTGGAGGCCGGCAAGGTGAAGGGCAAGTACGCGGTGGTGCCGCTGCCCGGCACCACCAAGGGCTCGATCGCCCCGGCCTTCGCGGGCGGCAACAACATCGGCGTCCTGAAGAGCAGTTCGCACCGCACGCTGGCCGTGGACCTGATGAAGCAGCTGGCCGGCAAGGACACCCAGCGGCGGCTGTTCGACGCGATGGGCTTCCTGCCGACGTACACCGACGTACGGGCCGAGGCGGCGAAGAAGCAGCCGTTCGTCAAGCCGTTCGTGCGGACGCTGGACGCGGGCGCCAAGTTCGTGCCGGTCTCCCCGGCCTGGGCCACCATCGACGCCTCGCTCGTACTGCCGACGATGTACCAGGAGATCGTCAGCGGCCGGAAGGACGTCGCCACGGCATCCGGTGACGCGGCCAAGAAGATGGACGAGGCGTTCAAGAAGTGA
- a CDS encoding carbohydrate ABC transporter permease: protein MSTVREGTVRTVRTPRIRRPGRLAAEAGALLIAAAVAFPLYWMVLSAFKPAGEVQSTEPLPWTLHPSLDAFRRVFQQQDFGRYFLNSLFVAGVVVIASALIAFLAATAVTRFRFRFRTTLLIMFLVAQMVPVEALTIPLFFLMRDVGDAVPGIGLNTLGSLILPHLAFSLPFAIWMLRGFVKAVPEALEEAACLDGASRSRFLWQILFPLVFPGLVATSVFSFISTWNDFLFAKSFIISATENSTLPMALLVFFKPDENDWGGIMAASTVMTVPVLVFFVLVQRRLVSGLGGAVKD, encoded by the coding sequence GTGAGTACGGTCCGGGAAGGAACTGTGCGTACGGTCCGTACGCCGCGGATCCGGCGGCCGGGGCGGCTGGCCGCCGAGGCGGGCGCGCTGCTGATCGCCGCCGCCGTGGCCTTTCCCCTCTACTGGATGGTGCTGTCCGCCTTCAAACCGGCGGGCGAGGTGCAGTCCACCGAGCCGCTGCCCTGGACCCTGCACCCCTCGCTGGACGCCTTCCGGCGGGTCTTCCAGCAGCAGGACTTCGGGCGGTACTTCCTCAACAGCCTGTTCGTGGCGGGCGTCGTCGTCATCGCCTCCGCGCTGATCGCCTTCCTGGCGGCGACGGCCGTCACCCGCTTCCGCTTCCGGTTCCGCACCACCCTGCTGATCATGTTCCTGGTTGCGCAGATGGTGCCGGTCGAGGCGCTGACCATTCCGCTCTTCTTCCTGATGCGCGACGTCGGCGACGCCGTACCGGGCATCGGCCTGAACACCCTCGGCTCACTGATCCTGCCGCACCTCGCCTTCTCCCTGCCCTTCGCGATCTGGATGCTGCGCGGCTTCGTCAAGGCCGTACCCGAGGCGCTGGAGGAGGCCGCCTGTCTGGACGGCGCGTCCCGCTCGCGCTTCCTGTGGCAGATCCTCTTCCCGCTCGTCTTCCCCGGCCTCGTCGCCACCAGCGTCTTCTCCTTCATCAGCACCTGGAACGACTTCCTCTTCGCCAAGTCCTTCATCATCAGCGCGACGGAGAACTCCACGCTCCCGATGGCCCTGCTGGTCTTCTTCAAGCCGGACGAGAACGACTGGGGCGGGATCATGGCGGCGTCGACCGTGATGACCGTGCCCGTGCTGGTGTTCTTCGTGCTCGTACAGCGCAGGCTGGTGTCGGGACTCGGCGGTGCGGTGAAGGACTGA
- a CDS encoding MFS transporter, with product MGKVWLLALGAFALGLDAYVMAGLLPVVAGDLRASVSLVGQMVTVFTLAYAVAAPLVAGLMAGVRPRVVIVVALGVFTVGNAVTALAPSLGALLAARVVAGAGAGVYAALSTAAASALVPGERRGRALALVMGGMSTGTVLGVPVGVLLAGHAGWRSTMWLVTGLGAVALVGLAALLPPVPADPPVPARARLAAVADQEVAPIVGVSFLAAVASLGLYTYLAPVLASAGGVTEVGPYLWAWGIGGVVGSLVAGPLVDRTGKAAALVGGVLVTVAVAQVLLPLLASAALPGAAAALVLWGAAGWALQVPQQHRLLALRDDRGSVALALNNSALYLGSAVGSALGGLALAAGAEGYALPWAAGGVAALGLVLHLWAGRRSRHAARVGTLGGYEHS from the coding sequence ATGGGTAAAGTCTGGCTGTTGGCTCTGGGGGCGTTTGCCCTGGGGTTGGATGCTTATGTGATGGCGGGGCTGTTGCCCGTGGTTGCCGGTGATCTTCGGGCGTCCGTGTCGCTCGTGGGGCAGATGGTGACGGTGTTCACCTTGGCGTATGCGGTTGCGGCGCCGTTGGTCGCGGGGCTGATGGCGGGGGTGCGGCCGCGGGTGGTCATTGTGGTCGCGTTGGGCGTTTTTACGGTGGGCAATGCGGTCACGGCTCTCGCCCCCTCGTTGGGCGCGCTGCTCGCGGCGCGGGTTGTCGCGGGGGCCGGGGCGGGGGTCTACGCGGCGCTGTCCACGGCTGCCGCGTCGGCGCTGGTGCCGGGGGAGCGGCGCGGGCGGGCGCTGGCGCTGGTCATGGGCGGGATGAGTACGGGGACCGTGCTCGGTGTGCCGGTGGGGGTGCTGCTGGCCGGGCACGCGGGGTGGCGGTCGACGATGTGGCTGGTCACGGGGTTGGGGGCGGTGGCCCTGGTGGGGCTGGCCGCGCTGCTGCCGCCGGTGCCGGCCGATCCGCCGGTGCCGGCGCGGGCCCGGCTGGCCGCCGTCGCGGACCAGGAGGTGGCGCCGATCGTGGGGGTGTCGTTCCTGGCGGCGGTGGCGAGTCTGGGGCTCTATACGTATCTGGCGCCGGTGCTGGCCTCCGCGGGTGGCGTGACAGAGGTCGGCCCGTATTTGTGGGCGTGGGGGATCGGCGGCGTGGTGGGGAGCCTGGTCGCCGGGCCGCTGGTGGACCGTACGGGGAAAGCCGCGGCCCTGGTGGGCGGGGTGCTGGTGACGGTCGCCGTGGCCCAGGTCCTGCTGCCGCTGCTGGCCTCCGCCGCGCTGCCGGGCGCGGCCGCGGCCCTGGTGCTCTGGGGCGCGGCGGGCTGGGCGCTCCAGGTGCCGCAGCAGCACCGGCTGCTCGCCCTGCGTGACGACCGCGGCTCGGTCGCCCTCGCCCTGAACAATTCGGCCCTCTATCTGGGCAGCGCGGTCGGCTCCGCGCTGGGCGGGCTGGCCCTGGCCGCGGGGGCCGAGGGGTACGCGCTGCCCTGGGCGGCGGGTGGTGTCGCGGCCCTCGGACTGGTGCTCCACCTGTGGGCGGGCCGCCGCTCCCGGCACGCCGCGCGCGTCGGTACCCTTGGCGGTTATGAGCACTCTTGA
- a CDS encoding SSI family serine proteinase inhibitor, producing the protein MRARPVRTALLTVAALGLLPFAATPAAAHPQPETGGRQHIAVHEGTGPSGPLLAAARLYCFPTGGDHPDPAGACLKLAMANGDYTRVPAEHRACPRIYQPVTVVAHGTWHGRTTAYQHTYPNQCVANAESGDIFNIIPWRD; encoded by the coding sequence ATGCGCGCCAGACCCGTACGCACCGCCCTGCTGACCGTCGCCGCCCTGGGGCTGCTGCCCTTCGCGGCCACCCCCGCCGCCGCGCACCCCCAGCCGGAGACCGGCGGCCGCCAGCACATCGCCGTCCACGAGGGCACCGGCCCCTCCGGGCCCCTCCTCGCCGCCGCCCGCCTGTACTGCTTCCCGACCGGCGGCGACCACCCGGACCCGGCGGGGGCCTGCCTCAAGCTGGCCATGGCCAACGGCGACTACACCCGCGTCCCGGCGGAGCACCGCGCCTGCCCGCGGATCTACCAGCCGGTCACGGTCGTCGCCCACGGCACGTGGCACGGCAGAACGACCGCCTACCAGCACACCTATCCGAACCAGTGCGTCGCCAACGCCGAGAGCGGCGACATCTTCAACATCATCCCCTGGCGCGACTGA
- a CDS encoding DUF3039 domain-containing protein — MSTLEPERGAGTGTLVEPTPQTSHGDGDHERYAHYVQKDKIMASALDGTPVVALCGKVWVPGRDPKKYPVCPMCKEIYESMGAGGDKDKGGKDGGKK; from the coding sequence ATGAGCACTCTTGAGCCCGAGCGCGGGGCAGGTACGGGGACCCTCGTAGAGCCGACGCCGCAGACGTCGCACGGCGACGGCGACCACGAGCGCTACGCCCACTATGTCCAGAAGGACAAGATCATGGCGAGCGCGCTCGACGGCACCCCCGTCGTCGCCCTCTGCGGCAAGGTCTGGGTCCCGGGCCGCGACCCGAAGAAGTACCCGGTCTGCCCCATGTGCAAGGAGATCTACGAGTCCATGGGCGCCGGTGGCGACAAGGACAAGGGCGGCAAGGACGGCGGCAAGAAGTAG
- a CDS encoding YqgE/AlgH family protein, translated as MTEVSSLTGRLLVATPALADPNFDRAVVLLLDHDEEGSLGVVLNRPTPVGVGDILEPWASLAGEPGVVFQGGPVSLDSALGVAVVPGGPEAPESAPGGDGPLGWRRVHGAIGLVDLEAPPELLSTVLGSLRIFAGYAGWGPGQLEEELVEGAWYVVESEPGDVSSPDPEQLWRAVLRRQRNELAMVATYPDDPSLN; from the coding sequence ATGACCGAGGTGTCCTCGCTCACCGGCCGGCTGCTCGTCGCCACACCGGCGCTCGCCGACCCGAATTTCGACCGTGCGGTGGTGCTCCTGCTCGATCACGACGAGGAGGGGTCCCTCGGCGTGGTCCTCAACCGCCCGACGCCCGTGGGTGTCGGCGACATCCTCGAACCGTGGGCGTCCCTGGCCGGCGAGCCCGGCGTGGTCTTCCAGGGCGGCCCGGTCTCCCTGGACTCGGCCCTCGGCGTGGCCGTGGTGCCGGGCGGCCCGGAGGCGCCGGAGAGCGCGCCGGGCGGCGACGGGCCGCTGGGCTGGCGCCGCGTCCACGGTGCGATCGGCCTGGTCGACCTGGAAGCGCCCCCGGAGCTCCTGTCCACGGTGCTCGGCAGCCTGCGCATCTTTGCCGGCTACGCGGGCTGGGGCCCCGGCCAGCTGGAGGAGGAACTGGTCGAGGGCGCCTGGTACGTCGTCGAATCCGAACCGGGCGACGTCTCCTCCCCGGACCCGGAACAACTCTGGCGAGCGGTTCTGCGACGCCAGCGGAACGAGCTGGCGATGGTGGCCACGTATCCGGATGATCCGTCGCTGAACTGA
- a CDS encoding HU family DNA-binding protein, producing the protein MNRSELVAALADRAEVTRKDADAVLAALAETVGEVVAKGDEKVTIPGFLTFERTHRAARTARNPQTGDPIQIPAGYSVKVSAGSKLKEAAKGK; encoded by the coding sequence ATGAACCGCAGTGAGCTGGTGGCCGCTCTGGCCGACCGCGCCGAGGTGACCCGCAAGGACGCCGACGCCGTTCTGGCCGCGCTCGCCGAGACCGTCGGCGAGGTCGTCGCCAAGGGCGACGAGAAGGTCACCATCCCCGGCTTCCTGACCTTCGAGCGCACCCACCGTGCCGCTCGCACCGCGCGCAACCCGCAGACCGGCGACCCGATCCAGATCCCGGCCGGCTACAGCGTGAAGGTCTCCGCGGGCTCCAAGCTCAAGGAAGCCGCCAAGGGCAAGTAA
- a CDS encoding NAD-dependent malic enzyme → MATAPSVSYSMTVRLEVPASGTAVSQLTTAVESSGGSVTGLDVTASGHEKLRIDVTIAATSTAHADEIVEKLRGIEGVALGKVSDRTFLMHLGGKIEMQSKHPIRNRDDLSMVYTPGVARVCQAIANNPDDARRLTIKRNSVAVVTDGSAVLGLGNIGPKAALPVMEGKAALFKRFAGIDAWPLCLDTQDTDAIVEIVKAIAPGFAGINLEDISAPRCFEIEARLREALDIPVFHDDQHGTAIVVLAALTNALRVVGKKTEDVRVVMSGAGAAGTAILKLLIAAGVQHAVVADIHGVVHAGREDLVDADPDSPLRWIADNTNPEGETGTLKEAIVGADVFIGVSAPNVLDGDDVAKMAKGAIVFALANPDPEVDPAIARQTASVVATGRSDFPNQINNVLVFPGVFRGLLDAQSRTVNTDMMLAAAGALADVVLDDERNANYIIPSVFNEKVAGAVAGAVKEAAKAAGEAVTAATTA, encoded by the coding sequence ATGGCAACGGCGCCTAGCGTCTCGTATTCGATGACGGTGCGGCTGGAGGTTCCCGCGAGCGGTACGGCGGTCAGCCAGCTCACCACGGCCGTGGAGTCCTCGGGCGGCTCCGTCACCGGCCTCGACGTGACCGCCTCCGGCCACGAAAAGCTCCGTATCGACGTCACCATCGCCGCGACCTCCACCGCCCACGCGGACGAGATCGTCGAGAAGCTGCGCGGCATCGAGGGTGTCGCGCTCGGCAAGGTCTCCGACCGTACGTTCCTGATGCACCTCGGCGGCAAGATCGAGATGCAGTCCAAGCACCCGATCCGCAACCGTGACGACCTGTCCATGGTCTACACCCCCGGTGTCGCGCGGGTCTGCCAGGCCATCGCCAACAACCCCGACGACGCCCGCCGCCTGACCATCAAGCGCAACAGCGTCGCGGTCGTCACCGACGGCTCCGCCGTGCTGGGCCTGGGCAACATCGGCCCCAAGGCCGCGCTGCCCGTCATGGAGGGCAAGGCAGCCCTCTTCAAGCGCTTCGCCGGCATCGACGCCTGGCCGCTGTGCCTGGACACCCAGGACACCGACGCCATCGTGGAGATCGTCAAGGCCATCGCCCCCGGCTTCGCGGGCATCAACCTGGAGGACATCTCCGCGCCCCGCTGCTTCGAGATCGAGGCCCGGCTGCGCGAGGCCCTGGACATCCCGGTCTTCCACGACGACCAGCACGGCACCGCCATCGTGGTGCTGGCCGCGCTGACCAACGCGCTGCGCGTGGTGGGCAAGAAGACCGAGGACGTCCGGGTCGTGATGTCCGGCGCCGGCGCCGCCGGCACGGCCATCCTCAAGCTGCTGATCGCGGCCGGCGTCCAGCACGCCGTCGTCGCCGACATCCACGGCGTGGTGCACGCGGGCCGCGAGGACCTCGTCGACGCCGACCCCGACTCGCCGCTGCGCTGGATCGCCGACAACACCAACCCGGAGGGCGAGACCGGCACCCTCAAGGAGGCCATCGTCGGCGCCGATGTGTTCATCGGCGTCTCGGCGCCCAACGTCCTCGACGGCGACGACGTGGCCAAGATGGCCAAGGGCGCGATCGTGTTCGCACTCGCCAACCCGGACCCCGAGGTGGACCCCGCGATCGCGCGGCAGACCGCCTCCGTCGTGGCCACCGGCCGCTCCGACTTCCCGAACCAGATCAACAACGTGCTGGTCTTCCCGGGCGTCTTCCGCGGCCTGCTGGACGCCCAGTCCCGTACGGTGAACACGGACATGATGCTGGCCGCGGCCGGCGCCCTGGCGGACGTCGTCCTCGACGACGAGCGCAACGCGAACTACATCATCCCCAGCGTCTTCAACGAGAAGGTCGCGGGCGCGGTGGCCGGCGCGGTGAAGGAAGCCGCGAAGGCCGCGGGGGAGGCTGTGACGGCCGCCACGACGGCCTGA
- a CDS encoding carbohydrate ABC transporter permease: protein MTLTVKEARAGGGRTPLTGARRVRPPSRRGSRWTPWLYLAPALVVLGGLLVYPIYQLGLISFLEYTQAQVSGGEPTSFQGLANYAELFGDGQFWQVLLATVVFAAACVVCTLAVGCSFAVLLTRIRAVPRLALMLAALGAWATPAITGSTVWVFLFDPDFGPVNRVLGLGDFSWTYGRYSAFALVLLEVVWCSFPFVMVTVYAGIRAIPEEVLEAAALDGASQWRIWRSVMAPMLRPILVVVTIQSVIWDFKVFTQIYVMTNGGGIAGQNLVLNVYAYQKAFASSQYSLGSAIGIVMLLILLAVTLVYLRLLRRQGEEL, encoded by the coding sequence GTGACGCTCACGGTCAAGGAAGCACGCGCCGGGGGCGGCCGGACGCCGCTCACCGGCGCCCGCCGCGTACGGCCGCCGTCCCGCCGAGGAAGCCGCTGGACGCCCTGGCTCTATCTCGCGCCCGCGCTGGTCGTGCTGGGTGGCCTGCTCGTCTACCCGATCTACCAGCTCGGCCTGATCTCGTTCCTCGAATACACCCAGGCCCAGGTCAGCGGCGGTGAACCGACCAGCTTCCAGGGGCTGGCGAACTACGCCGAGCTGTTCGGGGACGGTCAGTTCTGGCAGGTGCTGCTCGCCACGGTGGTGTTCGCCGCGGCCTGTGTCGTGTGCACGCTGGCGGTCGGCTGCTCGTTCGCAGTGCTGCTCACCCGGATACGGGCGGTGCCGCGCCTGGCCCTGATGCTGGCCGCGCTCGGCGCCTGGGCCACCCCCGCCATCACCGGCTCCACCGTCTGGGTCTTCCTCTTCGACCCGGACTTCGGGCCGGTCAACCGGGTGCTGGGCCTCGGCGACTTTTCGTGGACCTACGGACGCTACAGCGCCTTCGCGCTGGTCCTGCTGGAAGTCGTGTGGTGCTCGTTCCCGTTCGTGATGGTCACCGTCTACGCGGGCATCCGCGCCATTCCGGAGGAGGTCCTGGAGGCCGCGGCCCTGGACGGCGCGTCACAGTGGCGCATCTGGCGCTCGGTCATGGCGCCGATGCTGCGGCCGATCCTCGTCGTCGTCACCATCCAGTCCGTCATCTGGGACTTCAAGGTCTTCACCCAGATCTATGTGATGACCAACGGCGGCGGCATCGCCGGGCAGAACCTCGTACTGAACGTGTACGCCTACCAGAAGGCGTTCGCCTCGTCCCAGTACAGCCTGGGCTCGGCCATCGGCATCGTGATGCTGCTGATCCTGCTGGCCGTCACGCTCGTCTACCTGCGCCTGCTGCGCCGACAGGGGGAGGAACTGTGA
- a CDS encoding LysR family transcriptional regulator, whose protein sequence is MDETVNADPAPVGPRGADGLDGVELRHLRAFMAVAEERSFTYAADRLRVGQPALTRTVRALEEVLATRLLDRTTRRVELTDDGRRLYAELAPLLPRLAAALRAPGGQPLLRLGFTSLLPAACAGLNAAFEAATGAGVRLVRRDTPLAGLDTGESDIAVLRGDAPPDADVRTRVLLYEPRVAAVGRLGAAAPLARRRVLDWGELADHPLVVNTVTGSTRPELWPEERRPRLACTADNFDEWLEAVAAGHGVGVAPQEVAHRHTHPGIRFVRLKNAPPVTVRLAVPARGAHPLAERFFGMGGEGGEGR, encoded by the coding sequence ATGGACGAGACGGTGAACGCGGACCCGGCCCCGGTCGGTCCCCGAGGGGCGGACGGCCTCGACGGTGTCGAGCTGCGGCATCTGCGGGCCTTCATGGCCGTGGCCGAGGAGCGGAGCTTTACGTATGCCGCTGATCGGCTGCGGGTCGGGCAGCCGGCGCTGACCCGGACCGTACGGGCGCTGGAGGAGGTCCTCGCCACCCGGCTGCTGGACCGCACCACCCGGCGGGTCGAGCTGACCGACGACGGGCGTCGCCTCTATGCGGAGCTGGCGCCGCTGCTGCCCCGCCTGGCCGCCGCGCTGCGGGCGCCCGGTGGGCAGCCCCTGTTGCGGCTCGGTTTCACCTCGCTGCTGCCCGCCGCTTGCGCCGGGCTGAACGCGGCGTTCGAGGCGGCGACCGGGGCCGGGGTGCGGCTGGTGCGCCGGGACACGCCGCTGGCGGGGCTGGACACCGGCGAGTCGGACATCGCGGTGCTGCGCGGGGACGCCCCGCCGGACGCGGATGTCCGTACCCGGGTGCTGCTGTACGAACCGCGGGTCGCCGCCGTCGGCCGGCTCGGCGCGGCCGCGCCCCTGGCACGCCGCCGCGTACTGGACTGGGGCGAGCTGGCGGACCACCCGCTCGTGGTGAACACCGTCACCGGCAGCACCCGGCCCGAACTGTGGCCCGAGGAGCGGCGGCCGCGACTTGCCTGTACTGCGGACAATTTCGACGAGTGGCTGGAGGCGGTGGCCGCCGGGCACGGGGTGGGGGTGGCGCCGCAGGAGGTGGCCCACCGGCACACCCACCCGGGCATCCGCTTCGTACGCCTGAAGAACGCACCGCCGGTGACCGTCCGCTTGGCCGTGCCCGCACGCGGCGCCCACCCACTGGCGGAACGGTTCTTCGGGATGGGTGGGGAGGGGGGCGAAGGGCGGTGA